atagccaagtttcgaggacgaaacttttcataaggagggagggatgtgagaacccgaatttccagcaGTTCAGTAGCAAAAGCATTTCAGTAAGCAATGCAAGATTTCCAGCAGAAGATAATattcagaagctggtatttttccagcagacatgtaGTTTCCAGCAGATATAATCCAGCAGCAGAGAAACGAGATTCCAGCAGACGGTTACTAATCCAACccatgacttgtaactgaagcatttaaaatGGAATCAAGGCTGTTAAATGCAGATTATGACCATTAATAGGGAGCCTAACAGTCAGATTTCGGACTATAAATAACACTCTCAAACCTCTGAATTgtgttacacaaatcttgagagtatcacttgaattttcgagctaagagagtgctgaTTTTCGAGCAGTAGAACCAGTAGCAAGAACAAGCAGATTTCAGACTTCTACCGAAACACTTTTAGCAAATTACGgcaagtgggcttatgtataaatatcttgaaatccgtttgataattctgttttaaagttcagtttctgcatgatttctgatatatgattttgaagcactgaaactccctagtgaactaatggtaggaatatatattctgaactttctgaattctgattctgattctgattctgattctggcctcaccccttagaggagagaacatataggggactgatatcagtttagtcATGAAATTTACTAACGTGTTCAGTActtactaattctgatttctgttctgaaacctgtaaattctgaattctgatttctgttatgaaatacgagttttcagtatattattgtatttctgtttctgtattaaaatgatttttcgaaaactgggagctattcccgcccctgcttactgtgtgacaatcatatcactcacccaccaaacccatctcagataagaacgaggaagagttgatagaagaagaggagcaacgtcagttttggggctggtgatgaaaatcgttgttcttagttctgatttatgttttattttccgctgcatctgttcagACATTGTAATCttatggttttacatttccgctgtaaaacatttgtcattgagttgtaacagacaatgattattatgaataaaagacgggtttctgaaattctgtacttctgaggcttgttgttttcgaatgaatatttgagagcaacgccggtgtcaaccaacccccgtcccgcgGCGTGACAGGGTTCCCAACGTAGACACTCTGACGCTGCTCAAGTCAATAatcaattcaaaaaaaaaaaactcagagGACtagataaattttataaaaataagagCATACCTCGAATTTTCTGGAAACCCCTCTATTTGTAGATTTTTAAGAGCGTCTAATGAACTTGGGCTTCTGCAATCATAATCAATAATTTAGACATCAATAGTGCTAAACCCAATAGATTTTATTAACCCAACAAATAATTGGTCTTATACCCATCATAGGCCCCTGACTCTCGAGCAGCTACAGGTAAATGTAGGTGATGGAGAGTATAAAATTCATAAGGAAATCACGTAATCAAATATCCTAGGTTTTGTACAAGAGTGTCGTTGATTTGGAGATCTTGGGAAATATAATACTTGATTTTTGTCTAATATTTTACTTCTCTCCCTTGCaaatattagtattattattaCATACCATATTTATATAGATTATCAGTTGAAAATACTAACCGCGTAATTGGTACGATTGTAAATCTTTGTTTCTggtctttcctttttttttcttacgttttctttgtttttgaatttttttttttgatggtTCTTTGTTTTTGAAATTAATATTGCATAGTATTTCAAAATAGTACATACGtaaacattatatatatatatttagaatgATTACCTTTCCTTGGAATTGAGATGGAAACAGAATTTTAGAATGAtcatctttccttcaaattgaGATGAAAACAAAACTCATCTGTGCACTCATAAATAGGAGTAggtatgaaataaaataaaagaggACAGAACAATAACAAAAAGGCTGAGTCAACGTAATTGAAGAAATGTGTATGCATTGTTTTTTTCCCCTATTTTCATTACTTTTGGATCATTCTATGACTTTCACGCTTGCACTGTCTTTTCTGTCTAGTTATTATTGTTTCTTCTGTTTTTCTGTTCGTATTTGTTTTATTGTATTGTTGATAGTTATTTGTATTTGCGCACGGTTGGAATAAAATTTGAATGCTCCTCCTCTGTGTTTTTTTTATTCCGTTGTTTGAGCTTTGAGTGATACTGATGTCCGAAGTGATGATCGGGGCATGGCTGTGGGTGAGAAGCTTGTGCGGCGCCGAGGAAAAGTACGAGGAAGAGATCGGAGAGGACGACGAAAGCGAAGGTGAATAATCCGGACTCTTATCGTTATTAGCGAGCGGGGGGTGGTTGTGGAATTCAAGCGCTGGGACAGCATTAGGTGGCTTCTCTGGAACACGGCGGTGGAAATTCTGGTGGCCTCTACACGCAGTGCATTTAAATGTGGATGGGAGTGAACCATTGCAAAGTTTCGTTTCAACAAGGAGCCTATAGCTACTACTATTGCTAGTGATGCTCACCTTGGAAGTGAAGACTTTGACAACAGAATGGCGAACCACTTGGTTCATGCATTTAAGGGGAAGAACAAGAAAGACATCATTGACGATCCTAGAGATTTTAGGAGATTGGGGACTGCTTGTGGGAGAGGAAAGAGAACCCTTTCATTTACTGCCCAAACTGCTATTGAGATTGACTCACTCCATGAGGGTATTGATTTCTACTCCACCATTACACGTGACTGATTCAAAGAACTCAACATGGATTTGTTCAAAAAATTTACGGAACGTAACGAGAAGGTGCATGGTCTTTTGCTTCTGGATGTCATTCCTCTCTCCCTTGGTCTTGAAACTACTGGTGGTATCATGATTGTATTGATTCCAAGGAACAACACCATCCCCACCATCAAGGAACATGTCTTCTTGATGACTTTAAATTTTTCGATATAATTTTGGATTTGCTTGACTGGGTATTGCTTGTAGgtattatttttgttaaaaaaattgaaacaaatATGCAGGTTATGTTCCTCGAGAGAATGTGTATTCCTTGCTAATGGCCAATTGTCGGAATAGCCAAACTATACTAAGTAGCTCTAGTGAGAGTGACGATTCTGATAGTGACACTTAAAAATCTGATGCCTTCGACTTCTCGGGTGGTTTGGGTTTTTTTATTGACTCCAAGACTCGATCTGTAGCCTCTCGTGGAATCCCTAGGGGATCTATGCCATTAGAGAATCCCTTATTGGGTGATGATCCTGAATGGAGTGAACCTTTAGGCGATGACGATAAGGATGCTCTGTCTGGCCAAGATGTCGGGAGTTTGCGCGAAGTACTTGGAATACCACCCGAGTGTGACATTAAGTTTCCGGGACCTCGAGATGATTGTCATAACCCACCTCCGGGTTACTTCACCCTTTTCCTTGAATACTTTACTTGGAGACTTATGTTTCCTCTGCAACCTCTATTAGTGGAGTTGGTTAAAAGCCTCGGTATGAGCTTTGGTCAATTTGCCGTTATAGTTTATTCGGCATTTTGTCATAAGATGAAGGAAATTCACATGCATTTATCTGTAGAATTGTTTCACTCCCTTTTCTTGACGTGTAGAAGCAAACCAGATTCACACGTTTACTTCCAACCTCGGGCTAAATGTAAATTTTTGTCCCGAATTCCGTCTCCTAGAAGTTCTTGGAAGTCTTACTTTTTCTATGTTAAGGACTGTGGGTGGGGTATACCCATGGTCTGGAGTTCAGAACTTCGAGTAATTGCGATGGGAGGGACTCACTATGCACTTCAACTTCAATGTCATGATTTATGTCTTTTTGAAGAACTTTGTAATCCTATGAATTTAATTACTGTTGGTATTTTTTGTACTCTGTTTTTCTCCTTTTTAATTTTGCATTATAATTTTTTGTTTATCTCTTATTTACATGAATTATTCCGCAACTGTTCATATGCAGGTGACAGATTTGACTTGGCCACGATCCGGGTTCACAAGACCACTTTGGGGAGGCAATCCCCGCTTGCTGGGAATAGTATAGCGCCTGCGGATCATGCTGCTCATTATTTTCGTGACACTATGCATAGGAGACTCCCACCGGCACGCTCTGAGCATGTCCGTGGGTCGGGCTCTAACTCGCAAAATAAAAGTAACTCTTCGCCATCAAACAAATTTTTGGAGATTAGGCCCCTGAGTGGGGGAGGAGGAGAGGCGAACAAACGAGGATATGAAGGGGTGGAAAAGAAAATGTATGAGGAAACACAAAAAAATCCTAAAGAGACCCGTGTGAATGACCAAGGAACAGCTTCCAAGACTCCGTCTGTTAAGCATATATATGTTGACCGGGTGAACCATAACAAGAAGGCTGACTCTTTATGGGATTTGGATGATCTGGAGATAGGATGGAAGAAAGGACAGAGCATTGTGGGAGAATATGTCATGGTCCGTTTGGTTTCGCTGTCTACGGATTCATTTGCCCATTCCCTTGCCTGGAATTCATGTCAGGTGTCGTGCTTTTTATGTTAGCATCTTACAGGTTTTGTCTATTTTTTGATTGTTTGGTCTTCTCTTTGAAGAGTTTGTCGTTAGCTAGTGCTGTGCAAGTTCGGGAGGAGAAATTGCGGAATTATCAAGATAATCTACGAGAAGAGGTTGCTCGGTTGAAAGAAGAGAAGCTTCATCTTACTCAGGAGAAATAAAAGGCCAACGTGGAGCTGCTGCAAGTGCAGGGAAAGCTTGCAGATAAGATAAAAGAATTTACGATCCTTGAAGAGAATTATTCTACTGAGGTGAAGACTGGTGGTCAATTTCTTGATTCTGAGCTGGgcaataatattttgaaaagtACTGAAGAGAAAGGTGCTCAGAATTTCAAAGCATCCTCTGCATTTCGAGAGGAGGTACTTGATCGTGCCATGCAGTGAAAGATGTAAAAAATTAAAGTTAGGGTGAGCTTGAACttaatgtgtatatatatatattttttttttaaaaaaaaaaaactattgttCCTAGCGTATTTGAAATAGGAGagttacttttaaaaaaaaaaagtttaaccaatataatttttcaaaatttatatattatttaaattaatatataaccacataaaaagcaatacttaaaaatttttaaaaaagaaatggCTTGCACTCGTGGAGATACTAATGTCTGACGTGAGAGAATTAAAAAATGAAGTGACCGATAACTTTAGCTTTTCTGTACATGGTAtaaagaatttgatattatgGACATATTGAATctcgtaatatttttttaaaaatcagaaTGAGCTTaaatctctatatatatttaccAAAAAAAGTAAAATTAGAATTGACTTGAATCTATATAAATCCTTGTAAAAAAATGTGCTGGGCTACAGCCTATGACGGACCAAGCATAGATCCGTCCTTGGTGCCATGATCATACATGATGAGGTAGTGCTAGACTGTCGAAACCAACAGAGGAAGAAACTTGTGCCTGAAGAAATAGTAATGATGATTGAGCCTAGCGTCTTGGAGGTGGGTAGAGGCTCCGCGTTTGATGTCCTTTCAGACAATGCTGAAATGATTGAAGCCTTGGAGCTCCACCCTGCTGAGGAGGAAACATAGAGTTAAGTTACATTTATCACTACTCCTTAGAGTTGtttattttcatttgttatTTATTTCATAATATCTTTTATTGTGCTTTCGCATGGATTGGATAATCGTTTCATTTGAGCCCTAAGGCCGCTGTACTTTCATATTTGTTGACTTCATATATGATTTCTTTCATATTGTGCGACGTGTGGTAGTTTTGTTTGTGAAGACATAATGCTGTTTTCATGTGTGCTTGGGAGGGGATCAATTTCCCAAGATTTTGTCTCAAAGGGAAGTCCTAAAACCCCATTAAGGGTGGTGAGATATCCCGAGACTTGTTTCATCGTGACCTTCTCTAAAGTCGTCAATATAAGCAAGCGTATTCAGAATATTTGACATGAAAAAAGTCATTGCTAACATTGGAGAATAACTGACAATCTTATTGAATACTGTAATGGTGGAGATACATGGGCAAAATGATGACATAGGaaacaacaaaatataaactattattttatttttcaactaTGTCCCTTTATACATAAAACTTCTTCAGATTTGCTACATTCCATGGCCGAGATAGTACTTTCCCATTTTGGTGTTGGAGGCGATAAGTTCTCATCTTGATTATCTCTATCACTTTATAAGGGCCTTCCCACTTTGGGTCAATTTTTCTGATGGGGCGCAAGACATCGGCTTTTCTCATCACAAGGTCTCCTACTTGAAAGGATTTTGGATTTACTCGGTCATTGTAAGCCTTAGCCATGCGTGCCCTATACCTTTCTGCCCGAATGGATGTTTCCTCTCACAGTTCGTCTATTAAATCCAAGGAGGCTCGAAGGGGCTGATCATTCTCAATCTGGTTGTATTGTTTCATCCTCAATGAAGTTTCTCCTATCTCAGCGGGGACTAAAGCTTAAACACCGTAAGCTAGATTGAAAGGTGATTCCCCTGTCGACGTGCACGTTGTACTTCAGTATGCCCACAATGCGCTCGAAAATTCTTCCACCCAATTTCCTTTAGCGCTGCCAAGACGGGTCTTCAAGTGATGCAAGATATTTTGGTTAGTTACCTCTGTTTGCCCATTGGCTTGTGGGTTGCCGACCGACGTAAATAGTTGTTTGATAGAAAGACCCTGACACCACTTTTTTAATTTTGCTCCAGAGAACTGGGTGCCACTTTCCGAGATCAGTGCAGGGAATCTCAAACCCGCACACTATGTTTTTCCACATGAAACCTATGACGTCTTTCTCCGAAATGTTCATCAATGGCTTTGCCTCGACCCACTTCGGGAAATAATCTATGACAACTATGAGAAATTTTCTCTGCCCCATAGCTGGGGGGAAAGGTCCCACCAGGTCTATTCCCCATTGGGCAAAGGGTAGGGGGATTCCAAGTGGTTGTAACAAGGTCACGGGTTGGTGATGGAGATTGGCGTGCTCTTGGCAAGATCGACACCGTTTAACCAATTCCATGGGAATCACTATGTACCACCATTGAGTTCCATCGAGTTGGTTAACGACTAGCTGGGAATCACTGAGTACCACCAGACTTCTTGGCTCCTACCGACAGAGCCAACTTAATTCCTGCTACGAGTGCTTCATATTCGACCTCATTATTTGGCGTGGGGAATTGAAATTTGATGGAATACATCAATTTATCACCTTGAGGGCTTTCTATCAACACCCCGGATCCGCTCCCGTGCGAAGTTGAGGATCCATCGACATAGACCACCCAAGTCGGGATGGAGCATTCTGCCTGATTAATGGTCATTTCAACAAGAAAATCTGCGAGAACTTGTGCTTTAATAGTTGGTCGAGGTTTAAACTCAAATCCGAATTTGCTCAGGTCAACGACCCACTTAACCATTCGGCCCGATGCCTCTTGACTAGATAGCACTTGCTTTAGAGGGTGATTGGCGAGCTCCACCACTTGGTGACATAGAAAATATGGGCGTAATTTTCTTGCGGAAAGTGCTAATTTCTCAATGTTGGTATATCGGAGCTCGGCTTGATGCAAGGTTCGACTGATGAAATACACAGGTTTATGCTCTCTTTCTTCATTCACCATGAGTACAGCGCTAACCGCTTCAGTGAGACCGCTAAATAAATTATCAATGTGTCCCCAAATCAGGGTTTTGCAAGGAGTGGCGATGTGTTTAAATACTTTTTTAAGTCTTCGAATGCTTGCTGACATTCTTCCATCCACTTGAATCTCTTTCCTCGTCTTAGAACTTCGAAGAAAGGCATGTCTTTGTCTACAGATCTAGAGATGAAACGGTTCAAAGCAGTCATCCTTCCAGTTAATTCTTTTACTCCCTTCACACTCTTCGGGGGAGTTATTCTTAAGATTGCTTTTATCTTTTCGGGGTTTGCCTCTATTCCTCTTTGCGAAACCATGAATCCAAGGAACTTGCCACCTCGTACACCAAAAGAACATTTTTTCTAAATTTAGCTTCATGATATACTTTCGTAATATTTCGAAGCATTCTTCCAGGTCCTCCACATGCTTGATTGCTTGGACACTTTTTACAAGCATGTCATCTATGTGCACATCCATGTTCTTCCCAATCAATTTTTCAAACATCTTGTTCACCAATTGCTAATATGTTGCTCCCGCGTTCTTGAGTCCGAATGGCATTACCTCATAACAATAGATCCCTCGATCAGTGATGAAACTAGCCTTTTCTTGATCCTCAGGCGCTAATCTTATCTGATTGTACACTTGGTGGGCATCTAGGAAACTGAACAATTCGCAACCTGCAGTCGAATCGACCAACAAATCGATCTTAGGCAAAAGGAACAGATCTTTAGGGCATGCCTTGTTTAGGTCGGTGAAATCTATGCAAAGACGCCATTTACCTCTAGTCTTTGGAACAAACACAACATTTGCTAACCATCTTGGGTACGAAACATGCCTGACGTGTCTGGCCTTTACGAGCTTTCCCACCTCATCagctatttttttatttttgtctgGGCCAAAAAATCTCTTTTCATGCTTATTCGGTTTCATTCGCGGATCTACATTAAGATGATTAAGTGCGTACTCTGGAGGTATCCTTGGTAATGGTTCGTCACCCCAGGCAAATGCATCGACGTTGCGCTGCAgaaaaattgtcaaagtgttcTCTACTTCCGTTGGCAGATCTGACCCAATCTTGAGGGTTTTTCTTGGATCACCGGGCACTACTTCGACATGTTTGAGAGCTTCTGTTGCGGTCATCCTTTATCTGTCATTTGATTCTCCATCATGAAATGAATTCCCTTTTCATTTGAATCTTGTTTAAGTTTTTGTTTCTTTCCCTTGAGGGAGTATATGTCGGGTCCCTGTCTTCTTCGAGTCTCCACTGCATTTAACAAAATAGACGCATGACATTCTCTTGCGAGTCTGCTATCTCCGACTGCCTTTCCTGACCCTTTTAGTGTCGGGAATTTTAGCTTCATGTGGTATGTGGATGCAATGGCACGAAACAGATTGAGACTTGGACGCCCAAGGAAAATTTGTAAGCCGAGGGGGCTTTCACCGTTAAGAACTTCACCATTTTTGTGCTCTCTCACGGGTAAGATCCCAAAGATATGGGTGGAGCGATTTCCCAATTTCTTAACTATTTCTCCGACAAGACCGATGAGGGGAGTATTCACTTGCGTTAATTGCGCATTCCTCAGGCCCAACTTTTGGAATGCCCCATGAAAAATGATATCTGCAGAGCTTCCTGAGTCCACCAATATTTTCTTTACCCAAAAGTTAGAAATCGTGGCGGAAATGATTAAGGCGTGGTTGTGTTCTCTCCGAAAGGCTTCCAAGTCCTCTTCTCCAAAAAACACTTCTTCATCTTTCATTGATATCTCGTTAATCGACTGGGTTACGGCTAAGTGTGAGGAATTTTGATCATGTCTGGCGGCACGCGCGAGATTTTTTCTTGCGTTGTTTGAATCACCATAGGCGGACCCCGATTATAACAGATATTATGCCTCATGTGGGCATGTTCTCCTCCTTCTGCTTGGGTTTTTTGCCTGCTCGCCCCATTCTCATTGCTGCTCGCTTGGGCGATTGTCATGCGGACGCTTGTTGCCTCTTTGCTGACGGCGAATTCTATCCACATAGTCACCTAAATATCCTCGTTTGATCAACTTTTCTATCTCAACCCGAAGGCTGAAACAATCTTCAGTGGAATGATCTTTATCTTTGTGGAAACAACAGTTTTGTCAGATTTCTGACGCTTGGGATTTTCTTTCACCGGGCGGGGGGTTGCAGTGAACCTTGCTGCTCTGCTACTACCAGTATGTCTAACAAGCGTGCCTTTAAGGGGGTGTACTGGAGTTTTGGACTTTGGGCCGTTCGTTTTTCCTCCTTCTTTGTCCCTTCTGGTCTCTCATCTTCCCTTCTTCCTTTCCCTAAGTATCGTAGGTTCGATGGCCTCTTCAATGCGTACATGTTTTTCAGCTCTTTCTAAAAATTCCTCCAGAGTGTTTGGGGGCTTTCCAGCTATATATTCCTTGAATTTTCCATGGCAGAGGTTCTGCTGCATTATTTCGGCTAACAGGTCATGGTTAACATGGGGAACTTCACGCACAACTTGCGTGAACCGTGGTACATATTCTCTCAGGATTTCCTCTTCTTTctgaattatattaaataaataagtcGTTGTTTTCGGGTATTTCTTGTTGATTGAGAACTGATGGAGAAAACACTGAGTTAGTTGCTCCAAGCTACCTATTGTTCATGGAGGGAGCTTGTTGAACCAAGTAAGCGCACGGCCAAATAGCGTAGTTCGGAAgattcactacaagaaaaatagtAAACGACAACACACTTTTAACAACgatttttgttaaaaccgttgttaaaaacattttaacaacggtttttagggttaaagacaacggttttataaaacgtTCTATTTGAGCGTTTTttagggtcaaagacaacggtttataaaaccgttgtcttttagcgtTTTTTTTGGGACATTCGACAACTTTTTTAGAGAAAACTATTTTGTggcatatttagcgacggtttttctttAACCGTcgataaaattagcgacggttttacacaaccgtcgctaaattataaATCAGCGACGGTGTAATATAAactgtcgctacatttagcgacagttcatgtttaaaactagcgacggttttgccAACATCGTCGCTAAATTTGGCGACAGTTGAAAATAAACCATCGTTACATTTCGCGACGGTTTAgactaaaccgtcgccgatttataatTTCGCGACTGTTTAAATAAAACTGtcgccattttcaaaaaaaatcgtTCCCCCTAATCTTCCCTCCATTTTCTTTCACCACTCTatataaatacatgcaaatttgcttcaatttcttccacttcacttcacaataattaaaatttttctcacttacacgattttacaacttcacaacacttaaaatttttatctcttacacgattttaccacttcacgacacttaaaatttttatcttttacacgatttttttaccacttcataacaattaaaatttttatctcttacacgattttatcacttcacaacacttaaatttttttttatctcttacacgattgtaccaattcaaaacacagatttattaaattcttaaattttttttattttaccaaaaatattagcgacagaatagataaaccgtcgctaagtagATACCAGTTTGCACATGAAtaccgtcgctacatttagcgacggttaatttaaactgtcgctaaatttagagACAATATTTTGTCCGTCGCAAATATCTTTTGCCACGGTTAtccaaaccgtcgcaaattgtagctaCGACAGCAGTTTTTCatttgaaaaccgtcgcaaaatgtaGCTACGACAACGTcacaaaccgttgtctttgagcggacCATTTAACAGCACTggctttaacaacagttttaaaatggCTACGACAATGATTTTTAACTGTTGTCGTAtggcatttttcttgtagtgatttTGAAAGTAAGCAACCTCATAATATCGTACAAATCTGCCTTCGCATAGAATTTGTCGAGATGATCTTGCAGGTCGCCCATTCCCTCATACTCTGGAAAGTTGGGTATTTTAACTCCCACTGGTATCGACTCAGCTAAGATGGCAGTAGTAAAAGGGCTACACCGTGCAGGTAAAATGGCAACCGGCTATCTTGTTCATTCGAAGTGCGAGATCCTTCGTAAGTATGGAGCGAAATACTTTCTCTACGTGGAAGGGGACAATGTGTACGACCATCTGATTCATCTCCGTTGCCTATTTCATCATTGTGCCTTGTCGTCTTGTTGGGGTTATGGGAAGTCGAACGGTCATTGGGAGTTGTTTCACCTGTATCGATGCGTGGATAATGTGCGAGTATCTGGGCCACTGCTTCAGCTACTGCGCTAGTGGCTGTCTCTTCCATCATTCTTGGGTGATGAGCATCTCTGACTGCGAATGATTAATAGGCGGGTGTACCTCACCCCTAACATTGCGAGAGGTGTGCGAACGAGTGTGCATCCTCGAGTGACAAAGTGACTGCTGTTCCCACGGACGATGCCAAGCTGATGCGGCTAAATAAATGAATCGCATAGACTGTGGACGCAAGATTCAACTGGTTAGTAAACTGGTCCACTTGGCCCGTAAATGAGCTCACCTGGCTGGTAAATGGATCCACGTAGACAATATACAGTTAATTTGCGGCATCACCTGTGTCATGAACACTCGTTAAGT
This is a stretch of genomic DNA from Primulina eburnea isolate SZY01 chromosome 11, ASM2296580v1, whole genome shotgun sequence. It encodes these proteins:
- the LOC140804925 gene encoding uncharacterized protein, whose amino-acid sequence is MPLENPLLGDDPEWSEPLGDDDKDALSGQDVGSLREVLGIPPECDIKFPGPRDDCHNPPPGYFTLFLEYFTWRLMFPLQPLLVELVKSLGDRFDLATIRVHKTTLGRQSPLAGNSIAPADHAAHYFRDTMHRRLPPARSEHVRGSGSNSQNKSNSSPSNKFLEIRPLSGGGGEANKRGYEGVEKKMYEETQKNPKETRVNDQGTASKTPSVKHIYVDRVNHNKKADSLWDLDDLEIGWKKGQSIVGEYVMVRLVSLSTDSFAHSLAWNSCQSLSLASAVQVREEKLRNYQDNLREEVARLKEEKLHLTQEK